A single region of the Oscillatoria salina IIICB1 genome encodes:
- the rpsP gene encoding 30S ribosomal protein S16, producing MVKLRLKRFGKKREVSYRIVAIDSRARRDGSPLEELGFYNPRTDETRLNVPAIVKRLQDGAQPTDTVRQILQKAQVFEQVNAS from the coding sequence ATGGTCAAACTGCGTTTAAAGAGATTTGGAAAGAAAAGAGAAGTCAGCTATCGAATTGTCGCGATCGATAGCCGCGCTCGTCGAGATGGTAGTCCTTTAGAAGAATTAGGCTTCTATAATCCGCGTACCGACGAAACTAGATTAAACGTACCAGCGATCGTCAAGCGCCTGCAAGACGGAGCGCAACCTACGGATACTGTACGCCAAATATTGCAAAAAGCCCAAGTATTTGAACAAGTCAATGCTTCCTGA
- a CDS encoding KH domain-containing protein, producing MLPEQQSSSTETNEKSPDYTKLVRFLLSPLLDAPETLSIDLEESNNNRRVWIRVAFDDAEKGRVVGRGGRNLQAISTVLNAAAQTAGQSVYLEIYGDGRGSGSNQSGDTPQVRRQNHRASNDSGAKGGGKKRSSRSRPSPPKPSPRSRSE from the coding sequence ATGCTTCCTGAGCAACAATCTTCGTCTACCGAAACTAATGAGAAGAGTCCTGACTACACTAAGTTAGTTCGCTTTTTGCTGTCACCGCTTTTAGATGCACCAGAAACCTTGAGTATAGATTTGGAAGAGTCAAATAATAACCGCCGAGTCTGGATTCGGGTAGCATTTGACGATGCAGAGAAAGGACGAGTAGTTGGTCGCGGTGGACGTAACTTGCAAGCAATTTCGACAGTTTTGAATGCGGCAGCCCAAACCGCAGGTCAATCTGTTTACTTAGAAATTTATGGCGATGGGCGCGGTAGTGGCAGCAACCAAAGCGGCGATACACCACAAGTGCGTCGGCAAAACCATCGCGCGAGTAATGATTCTGGGGCAAAAGGAGGGGGTAAAAAACGCTCCTCTCGTTCTCGTCCATCGCCGCCGAAACCTTCTCCGCGATCGCGTTCTGAATAA
- a CDS encoding PhoH family protein — protein sequence MTEASQIIQLPSNESAIALAGDREENLQILSRHTGTKLVLRGYDLHIYGQGKAVERCAAVIGLLEPYWREAQNISQPEITTAFQALDTGQTEAYRHLQQNELARTRRGEVIRAKTRNQRQYVQAILTHDVTFCTGPAGTGKTFLAAVLAVQALLNDECDRLILTRPAVEAGEKLGFLPGDLQQKVNPFLRPLYDALFEFIDPEKIPDLMERGKIEIAPLAYMRGRTLNNAFVIVDEAQNTTPAQIKMVLTRLGFRSRMVVTGDITQTDLPSYQASGLVVATNILKSVEGLAFCELTSADVVRHPLVQKIVAAYELHEQKNQSSSK from the coding sequence ATGACCGAGGCATCCCAAATTATTCAGCTACCAAGTAACGAAAGTGCGATCGCTTTAGCCGGAGATCGAGAGGAAAACCTGCAAATTCTCTCTCGGCATACGGGAACGAAACTGGTGCTGCGAGGTTACGATCTGCATATCTACGGTCAAGGGAAAGCGGTAGAAAGGTGTGCGGCGGTAATTGGTTTACTCGAACCTTATTGGCGCGAGGCTCAAAATATTTCTCAACCTGAGATTACCACAGCTTTTCAGGCTCTTGATACTGGGCAAACCGAAGCTTATCGCCATCTCCAGCAAAATGAGCTAGCCCGCACTCGTCGAGGTGAGGTGATTCGGGCGAAAACTCGTAACCAGCGCCAGTACGTGCAAGCGATTCTAACTCATGATGTTACCTTTTGTACCGGACCCGCAGGTACGGGGAAAACCTTTTTAGCCGCAGTTTTAGCTGTGCAAGCGTTGCTTAATGATGAATGCGATCGCCTCATTCTCACTCGCCCCGCCGTCGAAGCTGGAGAAAAACTTGGCTTTCTCCCCGGCGATTTACAACAAAAAGTAAATCCTTTTTTACGTCCTTTGTATGATGCTTTATTTGAGTTTATTGACCCCGAAAAAATCCCCGACCTCATGGAAAGAGGTAAAATCGAAATCGCGCCTTTAGCCTATATGCGCGGACGTACTCTTAACAATGCTTTCGTAATTGTTGATGAAGCCCAAAATACCACTCCAGCGCAAATAAAAATGGTCTTGACTCGCTTAGGTTTTCGTTCTCGCATGGTAGTTACAGGCGATATTACCCAAACCGATTTACCTAGTTATCAAGCATCAGGATTAGTCGTCGCCACTAATATCCTCAAATCAGTTGAGGGACTTGCTTTTTGCGAACTAACTTCCGCCGATGTCGTGCGTCATCCTTTGGTACAAAAAATTGTTGCTGCTTACGAACTACACGAACAAAAAAATCAAAGTTCGAGTAAGTAA